From a single Mangifera indica cultivar Alphonso unplaced genomic scaffold, CATAS_Mindica_2.1 Un_0026, whole genome shotgun sequence genomic region:
- the LOC123206174 gene encoding probable E3 ubiquitin-protein ligase ZFP1 — protein sequence MGQRNMPCTSQMIDLEMDQQNQGYMLREPCVVMGGVPSFPQPMQTMVRASGNTSSLDAHQRYDGTMLYGMPHYPGVHHHHAANFDLVASTASNLYVPYMPNPSSGMPINHGSSDHLPSSSNFGVIGFSADEYGRNSHYMDHVRGSYKRKNTEVIPGSFQYINAPASSSLPVAPSNTRLPDGVAPVDAASFPVPQFRGSGNPPIRDIESQRSVRNRSGATAMDPVLAHSHNHFFQGNYIGQPFQPNGSLWLDQHSDGGASAWTQAPNVPYMHGGNLSSTSMESGNMVLQRFPETAGSRSSSTFLHTPPVNIQHHSFHSLSPPIQGARSHNINVHPQVAAAAASYRGPSNYVAHNGMNPSPQDGLEMMPRPVGPVPPTGIRLYWSQRGPMPEATLRQRNLPHLRVLPSDGVAMLEMPDFYEVGNLIDHHRDMRLDIEDMSYEELLALGERIGNVNTGLSEEAVTSKLKIRTYISTKTDINLEAPASMDQESDSCIICQEGYKSQEKIGTLDCGHEYHEECLKKWLYLKNVCPICKSEALATKTKVA from the exons ATGGGCCAAAGAAATATGCCATGCACTAGTCAGATGATTGATTTAGAAATGGATCAGCAAAACCAAGGCTACATGCTTCGTGAGCCATGTGTCGTTATGGGTGGTGTCCCAAGCTTCCCACAGCCTATGCAAACTATGGTAAGAGCTTCAGGGAACACATCTAGTCTTGATGCTCATCAGCGCTATGATGGCACTATGCTCTATGGAATGCCACATTACCCTGGTGTTCATCATCATCATGCTGCAAATTTTGATCTTGTTGCGTCTACTGCATCCAACTTATATGTACCTTATATGCCAAACCCTTCATCTGGCATGCCAATAAATCATGGGTCCTCAGATCATTTGCCATCTTCGAGCAATTTTGGAGTCATTGGATTTTCTGCAGATGAATATGGAAGGAACAGTCACTATATGGATCATGTCAGAGGTTCATACAAGAGAAAGAACACTGAAGTTATTCCTGGGAGTTTCCAGTATATTAATGCCCCAGCTAGCTCTAGTTTGCCAGTTGCTCCATCAAATACTAGACTTCCTGATGGAGTAGCTCCAGTGGATGCTGCATCTTTTCCTGTACCTCAGTTCAGAGGGAGTGGCAATCCACCGATCAGGGATATAGAATCTCAAAGAAGTGTGAGAAACAGATCAGGGGCAACTGCAATGGATCCTGTTCTGGCACATAGCCATAACCACTTTTTTCAAGGGAACTATATTGGTCAGCCCTTTCAACCGAATGGCTCTCTCTGGTTGGACCAACACAGTGATGGTGGTGCTTCAGCCTGGACTCAGGCTCCTAATGTACCTTATATGCATG GTGGCAATCTCAGCAGCACTTCTATGGAATCTGGGAACATGGTTTTACAACGATTTCCTGAGACAGCTGGCAGCAGAAGTTCCTCGACTTTCCTGCATACTCCACCTGTCAACATCCAACATCACAGTTTTCATAGCCTATCACCACCTATTCAAGGTGCCAGAAGCCACAATATAAATGTTCACCCTCAagtagcagcagcagcagcttcATATAGAGGTCCATCAAATTATGTTGCACACAATGGAATGAATCCTTCCCCACAGGATGGTTTGGAGATGATGCCAAGGCCTGTTGGACCTGTTCCACCTACTGGAATTAGGCTTTACTGGTCTCAACGAGGACCCATGCCTGAGGCAACTTTAAGACAACGCAACCTACCTCACCTGAGAGTTTTGCCATCTGAT GGAGTAGCTATGCTGGAGATGCCAGATTTTTATGAAGTAGGGAATTTAATTGACCATCATAGAGATATGCGCCTGGATATAGAAGACATGTCTTATGAA gaGCTTCTTGCATTGGGAGAACGGATAGGCAATGTAAATACTGGGTTGTCAGAGGAAGCTGTCACAAgtaaattaaagataagaaCTTATATATCAACTAAAACTGATATCAACCTGGAAGCGCCAGCATCGATGGATCAGGAATCTGATTCTTGCATCATATGCCAG GAAGGGTATAAGAGTCAAGAAAAGATTGGAACTCTTGATTGTGGACATGAGTACCATGAAGAATGCTTGAAGAAGTGGCTATATCTGAAGAATGTTTGTCCCATCTGTAAATCGGAGGCATTGGCCACTAAAACAAAGGTTGCATAA